GCCGCTGACGGTGACGCCGGTCGCGCCGGCGTCCAGCGCTGCCTCGCGGACCGCGTCGTAGCCGGTTATCAGCTCCGCGCGGGCGGGCGTGACGATGGCGTCCTCCATCCCCTCGCCGACGAGTTCCGGGTCGTCGCGGGCCATGCCGACGGTGAGCGTGGCGGCGCGGCCGACGGTGTCGACAACGTCCTCCACATCGGCCGACTCCGGCACGACCCGGCGGGCGTCGCGGGTCGAGACGACGATGTCCGGGAGGCAGACGACGAGCGGTACGTTCGCGTCGACGTGGACGACGCCGTCGCCGCGGGCGACCGTGAAGCCGCCGAGCAGGGCGGGCGCGACGTTGTCCTCGTGGGCCTCGCCGGACACCAGCGCCTCGCCCTCCGCGGCGACCGGCACCAGTTCCTCCCGGGTGAGGCCGCGGTCGTACAGTTCGTTCAGGGCGAGCGCCGCCCCGGCGGCGCTGGCGGCCGACGAGCCGAGGCCCGACGCCGGGCGGACGCCCTTGTCGATCCGGATCCGGGCGGGGGCGTCCAGCGCCTCGGCGACGGCCCCGGCGGTGTTTTTCTCCGGGTCCTCGGGGATGTACTGGCTGCCGGCCCCCGTCACCTCGATGGTCGTCTCGGGGGCGCGCTCGACCCGGACCACGTCCGCGGGGCGGTCCAGCGCCGCCCCGAACACGTCGAACCCGCTCCCGAGGTTGGCGCTGGTCGCGGGAGCGCGGACGGTGAGCATGTCAGTCAGTTACCTGACCCCACGCAAAAAGGTAGCGAACCCGCCGCTCGACCGGAACGTACCCGGCGCTCCATGGAAAGACCCATCCCGGCAACGGCCGAACCCCCGGCCATGATCGGCATCGTCGGCGGCGGGATCGCCGGGCTGGCGGCGGCCCACCGCCTGCAGGAGCGCGGCCACGAGGTGCAGGTGTTCGAGGCGAGCGATGCGATGGGCGGCCTCGCGGCCACCTACGAGACCCAGGGTGACCCCATCGAACGCTACTACCACCACCTCTCGAAGTCGGAGGAGACCATCGTCGAGGTGATCGAGGACCTGGGGCTCGGCGACCGCCTGGAGTGGCGCTACTCGACCACGGCGAACTACGTCGACGGCGTCGTTCACCCGCTGGACAAGCCCTGGGAGATACTGGCCTTCCCGCACCTCTCGCTGTACGACACGTTCCGGCTCGGCCTGCTGACGATGGACATCGACGTCCGCGGCGGCGTTCCGAAGTTCGACTCCTACGAGCGTCTGGAGGACTTCGAGGACGTACCGATCCGCGAGTTCGTCGTCGAG
The genomic region above belongs to Halostella salina and contains:
- a CDS encoding homoserine kinase is translated as MLTVRAPATSANLGSGFDVFGAALDRPADVVRVERAPETTIEVTGAGSQYIPEDPEKNTAGAVAEALDAPARIRIDKGVRPASGLGSSAASAAGAALALNELYDRGLTREELVPVAAEGEALVSGEAHEDNVAPALLGGFTVARGDGVVHVDANVPLVVCLPDIVVSTRDARRVVPESADVEDVVDTVGRAATLTVGMARDDPELVGEGMEDAIVTPARAELITGYDAVREAALDAGATGVTVSGAGPGVIAACRADGRRRVASAMVEAFDDAGVDARAYRTRIAGGAEVFRDP